A single region of the Streptomyces sp. NBC_01262 genome encodes:
- a CDS encoding recombinase family protein, whose translation MPRLYGFDDSSRRRLRDDEVDPLRQMVSRALSNQSNQDVAVWANGEGYRGTLGGEWKDASVGRLFRNPAIAGLRYDDDGELIDAGHPGVITREEFEALREREKARSTGDADPAYDYLLIGGASTCGKCTQALTGARTNAGTPGYRCRPKDKNGHGGCGEVRIDAELLETHVGEYVVAELLKPGIRAQIVKAQDAVRKQVENLQREIKDLEARQAELGRLYGNREISSEALVAGEREIAANLKAARSRLRYAEQMASFSLGQAKNLVRWWNTAPTASKKAIAMLLLEKVEVFPASARGVRTIEPGRVVLHWRKLSSFSGS comes from the coding sequence ATGCCACGGCTCTACGGTTTCGACGACTCATCACGTCGTCGGCTACGTGACGACGAAGTGGACCCGCTCCGCCAGATGGTGAGCAGGGCGCTGAGCAATCAGTCCAACCAGGACGTCGCTGTGTGGGCGAACGGGGAGGGCTACCGGGGAACGCTCGGCGGGGAGTGGAAGGACGCGTCGGTCGGACGACTGTTCCGCAACCCGGCGATCGCCGGACTGCGCTACGACGATGACGGCGAACTCATCGACGCAGGCCACCCCGGCGTCATCACGCGCGAAGAGTTCGAGGCGCTTCGGGAACGAGAGAAGGCTCGCAGCACGGGGGACGCGGACCCGGCGTACGACTATCTCCTGATCGGTGGGGCCAGCACCTGCGGCAAGTGCACGCAGGCTCTCACGGGTGCCCGGACCAACGCGGGCACGCCCGGATACCGCTGTCGCCCGAAGGACAAGAATGGGCACGGCGGCTGCGGCGAGGTCCGGATTGATGCCGAGCTGTTGGAGACCCACGTCGGAGAGTACGTCGTGGCGGAACTCCTCAAGCCCGGCATCCGAGCCCAGATCGTCAAGGCCCAGGACGCCGTGCGCAAGCAGGTTGAGAACCTCCAGCGGGAGATCAAGGACCTGGAGGCCCGCCAAGCCGAGCTGGGGAGGCTCTACGGCAACCGCGAGATCAGCAGCGAGGCGCTGGTAGCTGGAGAGCGTGAGATCGCGGCCAACCTCAAGGCCGCCCGTTCGCGCCTTCGCTACGCGGAACAGATGGCGAGCTTCTCCCTGGGTCAGGCCAAGAACCTGGTGAGGTGGTGGAACACCGCGCCGACCGCGTCGAAGAAGGCCATCGCCATGTTGCTCCTGGAGAAGGTCGAGGTGTTTCCCGCGAGCGCCCGCGGTGTGCGCACAATCGAGCCGGGACGTGTTGTCCTCCACTGGCGCAAGCTGTCCAGCTTCTCAGGCAGCTGA
- a CDS encoding ParB/RepB/Spo0J family partition protein, which translates to MPHKYATLKMAQIHRNPKQPRETFGEEALVELADSIKEHGLLQPIVVRKMGPASYEVIAGERRFHANEMAGNITIETKILLTEGESEITDMDSFKKAMAENLNREDMLPLEEARGFKKVLDEEEGATVASVAKSFSKSVQFVNQRLTLLALRPEIQSAVNLGHIGTQAAVQIAALSKDNQKAVFQDWKKGDKSDNQLVHIAYAMRKQEKAATQDSMVDVKEMTPEEKAERSRAQAKTKNDLDTIERMCELLDSIGKADPMELACALEGEVGKRLEQMDRVADFVQKARFQLRQAKAHADASEIMVSPSAAAPNLAAEADAVLAQLDPTAGDAEPETQAEPAPAADAEPESPAEPEGDDTEAETVAEPVAVAA; encoded by the coding sequence ATGCCGCACAAGTACGCCACCCTGAAGATGGCCCAGATTCACCGCAACCCGAAGCAGCCCCGCGAGACCTTCGGCGAGGAGGCGCTGGTGGAGCTGGCTGACTCGATCAAAGAGCACGGTCTCCTCCAGCCGATCGTCGTCCGCAAGATGGGACCGGCCAGCTATGAGGTGATCGCTGGCGAGCGCCGCTTCCACGCCAACGAGATGGCGGGCAACATCACCATCGAGACGAAGATCCTTCTGACCGAGGGTGAGTCCGAGATCACCGACATGGACTCCTTCAAGAAGGCCATGGCCGAGAACCTGAACCGCGAGGACATGCTTCCGCTGGAGGAGGCGCGCGGCTTCAAGAAGGTCCTGGATGAGGAGGAGGGTGCCACGGTCGCGAGCGTCGCCAAGTCCTTCTCCAAGTCGGTCCAGTTCGTCAACCAGCGCCTGACCCTGCTCGCCCTGCGCCCCGAGATTCAGTCGGCCGTCAACCTCGGGCACATCGGCACCCAGGCCGCCGTCCAGATCGCCGCCCTCTCGAAGGACAACCAGAAGGCGGTCTTCCAGGACTGGAAGAAGGGCGACAAGAGCGACAACCAGCTCGTCCACATCGCCTACGCCATGCGCAAGCAGGAGAAGGCGGCCACGCAGGACTCCATGGTCGACGTCAAGGAGATGACCCCCGAGGAGAAGGCCGAGCGCAGTCGCGCGCAGGCCAAGACCAAGAACGACCTCGACACGATCGAGCGCATGTGTGAGCTGCTGGACAGCATCGGCAAGGCGGACCCCATGGAGCTGGCCTGCGCCCTGGAAGGTGAGGTCGGCAAGCGGCTTGAGCAGATGGACCGAGTCGCGGACTTCGTGCAGAAGGCCCGCTTCCAGCTCCGCCAGGCGAAGGCGCACGCCGACGCCAGCGAGATCATGGTCAGTCCCTCCGCTGCAGCGCCAAACCTGGCGGCCGAGGCTGACGCTGTGCTCGCCCAGTTGGACCCGACCGCGGGCGACGCCGAGCCGGAGACGCAGGCCGAGCCCGCCCCCGCCGCCGACGCGGAGCCCGAGAGCCCGGCGGAGCCGGAGGGGGACGACACCGAGGCCGAGACGGTGGCTGAGCCGGTCGCCGTCGCAGCCTGA